Genomic window (Oncorhynchus mykiss isolate Arlee chromosome 28, USDA_OmykA_1.1, whole genome shotgun sequence):
gctctcgctctctctggcatCTTCTTTGTTTTTGGCTTTCTGTTACGTCCTGTACAAGACCTGCCATATGGTGAGATTGGGAATGAAGGATGAGGAACcaatcactggagagagagagagaggaaccaaACCAACTCAAAGGTCCCAGGAGAGACAAGAAGACGAAAATGAAAAATACTGCAGAAAAGAAGGTAGAGTAAGTGTGAAACGGACAACTGACCTTTTTCTATTGAGCTGCCCTCTTGGCCAGGTTTCCCTAGGTATTCTGACCTCAAAGGGACTTCCTGGATAGATAAAGATTACATCTAAATAAATATTCTACAGATGAGTGACAGAATCAGTGGATTCGGAAAGAATTCTTATTGGAAATTCTTTCAAAAGCGAACCATTCCCCTTTCCCTCAGATGTGCTTGTTTTCAACAAAAAAATAGCATCAGTAATTGTCCCATACGAGTGATGACTGTTCACCTCCAATGCTTGGAAGAACACTTTGGGACCTACTTCCCAATCTGTTTGACTGTGATCCTTGGCTCAGTTGACATGCCAGTAAGTGAAATCGAACAGCTGATCGAGCTGTCATGTGACTGAATACTGCAGACAACGCATGCACAGGTCACTACGGAggagttttggttcctgactcaaaGGGAATACCCTGCTGTCTCCATCTGAGCATTAAtgccacattcaaaacaactgggcaCTTGTACCTGGGAACTCGTAAATCTCAGAATTCCGACCTCAGAGCATTCCCGGATGTGACAGCAGAGACGAGGTGCGCACTGTCCACCGCGTCCCCACGACTTtgagaaacaaaaaaaatgttttctttaaaaaaatgcatTAATGAATTTGTAGGGCCTATGTAAACTGGAATTTTCCTCACAGCGAGTTACAACCAGGAGGGGTTTACAGTTGAAATGTTGTCTTTGTTCTACTATAGTGATTGTGTTTTAGGATCATCATTAAAGCGCTGTGAAACACTGTATGAATGTATCTAGAGCAGTGACACGTCTGACTTTCTATACCTCAACATTACCTGAACACAAATTTGACGAAATATTGAACCTTTGATCATTTTAATCAATATTTGTTTTTAAAAGTACTTTGTTTCATTTATTCATCCTTCCATCTAACATTCACTCATCCTTCCATCCAACATTCATTCATCCTTCCATCCAACATTCATTCATCCTTCCATCCAACATTCATTCATCCTTCCATCCAACATTCATTCATCCTTCCATCCAACATTCATTCATCCTTCCATCCAACATTCATTCATCCTTCCATTTAACCAGTTCAGCTTCTTTCATTGAACGTTGTGGTTTGTGTATCTCAGGTCAGAATGTGGCCCTTTATGTACTGACTGTACAGGGACCTCTCAGTGTGTTTTCCTCTGATCTAGGGGATCTAATGCATAATGTCTTAGAATTTATCTTATTGCAATAAACACTTCAAGAAAACGTTACTGATTGGGATTATTTTACACTGATGCCTGTTTTTGTTTCACGTTTCACAGTGAAAACACCAATCTCTTTCTTCAcgtctttaaacaataaaaggtAATTCACCAAAATATCTCAAAATGGCTATAAATTACTCTTCACGATGCTAAAAACAGTCACACTTTCAACTAAGAAACTACATGTACTTTTGCATTCAAGTATGTACTACTACTTGTGGGAAAATATGCAAAAACGATCAACCAGGGGCCACAGGAAATATCAGAGTGCCTTATTTGCACAAGAGGTCAACTTTGCATATGACCTGGTTGACAAGGCCTGAAAGCTATATCCTGAGGATATTTACCCTTGGCCTGAAGTTGACAATTCTGTTGAGCTTGACGATCAGGCAGGGTTTTCCTTCCTTGAAGCCGAAGTCTATGTGCTCAACACTGGAACAGGGCCCAAGCCAGGATTTTAGGAAGCGACAGGCCTTCCTGACCCCAATACACATTATCTCTGAAGAAGCCAATACACAATTCCATAAGTAGAGCTCCGTCAGGCTAAGTAAAGCTCCATCAGGTTAAGTAGAGCTCCACCAGGCTAAGTAGAGCTCCACCAGGCTAAGTAGAGCTCAATCAGGTTAAGTAGAGCTCCATCAGGCTAAGTAGAGCTCCATCAGGCTAAGTAGAGCTCCACCAGGCTAAGTAGAGCTCCATCAGGCTAAGTAGAGCTCCACCAGGCTAAGTAGAGCTTCCTCCACATTGAGCACTTGTCACCATCCTTTCAGGTCTGTGCTCATGGGAGGTGGTAGGAACTAGCATCTTCGCATGTCTAAGTTTCTTTTCAGGTGTGGTTTTCCCTCTTCGTCGCCCAGTGTAGTCAGGCTGACCTCAGTAACAGGGACAGGGATCACTGAGGTTAGAGAAGTTAGAGaagatcagtggtggaaaaagtactcaattgtcatacttgagtaaaagtaaagatactttaatagataattactcaagtaaaagtgaaattcacccagtaaaatgcaacttcagtaaaagtatttggttttaaatatacttgaaattgctaaaatgtacttaagtagaaaaagtaaaagtataaaccatttggattccttatattaagcaaaccagacggcacaaataaaaaaaatatttttattgacAGCTAGCCAGGGGACACTCAAACACTCAGACACTCaaacactcagacactcagacatcatttacaaatgaagcatttgtgctTAAGAGTcattcagatcagaggcagtagggatgaccagggatcttgataagtgtgtgaattggaccattttcacgtcaaaatgtaacgagcacttttgggtgtcagggaaaaatgcatggagtaaaaagtacattattttctttaggaatgtagtgaagtaaaagtaaaagttggcaaaaatataaatagtaaagtcaagtacagataccacaaaaaaactacttaaaagTAGTACTTTTGAagtatttttttacttaagtactttacaccactggagacAATCATGAAGCATTGTTGGTCTGGCTACTGACATGAACAGAGACCTGCCACCTCTCAGACAGTACACCTTTGAACTTCAGCGTTCTGTGGGAGATGTTAATATGAAGTCTCACAGTTTCGTTGCATTGTAAAATGACACCACATTAGGCATGACGTTCTGGGGTCCTGGGGGGAGCACGGAAAGATGCCAGCATTCCAATCTTGTGAGTTAGCTAATGGATGATGAAATGTAGAATTGTTGGCTCAGTTGAAGTGATCTTATCTGTGTGAATAATTAAGAGCAGAGCTCAGCACAGTGCAGAAGGGTTGTCTCACGTTGTCTCACATTCTTTTCTTTTTTAACTTTCTCTCGACCAAATTATGGCCGTAAATGTGGAGTCATATTGAAGGAATCTTTTCCAAGCAATACATGACTACATTGCACATCTGCTACCACAGCTGCTGCAGGTCCCATTTCAACCTTCTTACTTTGCAGACGCGTTTCATTGAAGCAAGAAGAACTAACGCTTGGATTTATCAATCTGTATGGAGATGGACTGCAATCACGGAAGTACTTTTCATTTCTTACGAAGGCTCTCTGGATAACGTACTGTTGTACTTTCTTGACGATGACAAGTCTGGAAGGACGGTAACAGAGCTGTGTTGATAGCTCAAGAGACACATGCAGTTATGTTCAAATGATTCTCCATCCAAGCAATGTCATGCACTGTTTCACATTCCTGTGGATTTAATAGGTGATCAAActgactttctttctctctatcagcTTGATGTCCCTTTTTTGTCTACTAAGTTACGATTGATGTTACTATGACAGAAttccacccccccaaaaaaaactaaaaacaaacttctttttttttccaATAACAGAACACATGGGAAAGAGTGAAGGAATGGAATGTAACCCAAGATGAACTGCAACAGAGAAGTGACAGATAGCAGGGGAGTAGTAACTTGGAAAAGACAAACAGTGTTTCAGATTAGAAAAGAGCttaaaaaaggaaaataaaaataaacacatcTGGTTTTTGAATCATGGCTGAAAAATGCGCAGGACGGTCTGTGGTTTTATTCTCACTCTTGGCCGTTGTAGTTTCCTTCTCAGGAATTACTGATGttttaggggaaaataatattGATGAGGAGTTGGAGAAAATCACATTTCAAGGAGACGGAAGCACCAACGGGCATCCGGAAAACTGGCCGGCGAACCTTCACCCTAACCTGTATTTTCACCAGGTGGACATACGTTTACTGCAGCAGAGATCTGCCACGACGCACAGACATATTTTTAAAGTTATCCGGCTTGCTGTTGGGACTATGCTCGCCAATACTGCTCTCTATCTACCCCCGGTTAAGCATGAGGAATTTTCCAGCAAATGGAATGAAATTTATGGCAACaatctcccctctctcgctctgtactGTTTGCTCTGCCCCAAAGATACAGCTGCCCATCAATTCTTAATGAGATACATGGACCAGATGGCAGTGTACCCTAACTGGACGGTGACCAGCGCTCCCAACGACGAGGTTCCCATGGCTCACTCCCTCACAGGATTTGCCACAGCCTATGACTTCATCTACCCTCTCCTGGACACATCGCGAAGGGCACGCTACATGAAGAAAATACGTGTCGCCACAGAGGAGCTGTACGAACTCTCCAAACACAGGGGATGGGGGAAGCAGTTTTTACAGAATCATCAGACTACCAACATCTTAGCCATCCTGACCGGCGCCCTCGTGGTGGGAGCACACAGTGACCCGGAGACAATGATGTGGAAGCAGGTGGCCGTTAACTACATGGAAAAGACCATGTTCCTCCTCAGTCACGTAGTGGATGGCTCGCTAGACGAGGGTGTGGCCTATGGGAGCTACACCGCAAAGTCCATCACTCAGTACGTTTTCCTGGCGCGCCGCCACTTCGACATCGACAACACCCAGAACAACTGGTTGCGGGCGCACTTCTGGTTCTACCACTCCACACTTCTGCCAGGCTTCCAGAGGACAGTGGGCATCGCTGACTCCAACTACAACTGGTTCTATGGACCGGAGAGTCAGCTGGTGTTCCTCGATGCATTTGTGCTCCGGGACGGCACCGGAAACTGGCTGGCCCAGCAGATCTGGAAACATCGTCCCAAAGATGGCCCCATGGAGCAGTCAGCAGCCCAGCGCTGGGCCACCTTACACACTGAGTTCCTGTGGTATGATAGTGAGCTCTCCAAGCAACCACCAGCCGGGTTTGGCAAAGCAGTACTGCACATGTTCTCAAACTGGGGTGTGGTGACTTACGGGGCTGGTTTATCATATGGTCAAGGCAACACATTTGTCTCCTTCAAATCGGGGAAGCTGGGCGGTAGGGCGGTCTATGATATTGTCCATTCCAAGCCCTACTCCTGGCTGGAGGGCTGGAGCAATTTCAATCCGGGCCATGAGCACCCAGACCAGAACTCCTTTACCTTTGCCCCTAATGGACAGGTATTTGTTTCAGAGGCACTGTACGGCCCCAAATACAGCTACCTCAACAATGTCTTGACGTTTGCCCCGTCTCCCACAAGCCAGTGCAATCAGCCCTGGGAGGGCCAGCTTGGAGAGTGCGGCAAGTGGCTGCGGTGGGCGGAGCCTGAGGTCGGCAACACAGCCAGTGAGGTCATTGCAGCTGCATCCCATGGGGATTCTCTGTTCGTTAGTGGAGAAGCGGCATCGGCCTACTCCTCTGTGATGGGGCTGAAGAGCGTATACCGTGCCCTTGTCTTGCTCAACTCTCAGATTCTGCTGGTGTTTGACCATGTGGAAAAAAGCAAGGAGTCTCCGTTGAGTACTCTGAGTGCTTTCTTTCACAACTTGGACATTGATTTTAAATACGTCCCTCACAGGGCTTTAGACAGGTACAATGGGGCACTGATGGACGTTTGGGATGCTCACTACCAAATGTTTTGGTTTGACAGTCAGGGGAATAGTCCAGTGGCGAGAATACAGGAGGCAGAGCAGGCTGCTGAGTTTAAGAAACGATGGACCCAGTTTGTCAACGTGACCTTTCCAATGGAGGGCACGGTCACCAGAGTGGCCTATTTGATGCACAGTCCCAATGTCAAAATCTCCAACTGCAGATTCATCGACAATAGTAAAAATGGAGTACGACTCTCTATTGTCGTCAACGGCACAGAATCCATTGTGTCCATCGTAACAAACTACAATGACATTGGCGCCAGATATAGCTACTTGGGCTTTGGGGGATATGCAAAGATGCAAAGCAGGCATCAGATAATCCACTTCGGTCTGGGAGTTCAAACGATGACTGAACAAAACACTGTGGATCCAGTCTATGACTTTGGGTTTATGGTTAATATAGTGGGAGGGCTGACACTGTGTCTCGCCATTGGGTTTTTAATCCTGCAACGCACGTTTTATTTCTGCTTCCGCAAGATCATGCGCTATACTTTAACGTTTGTTCTCCTGCTGTGGGTTGTTGAGTTTCTGTTTGTCTCCAATAGCTGTGATTGGCTTGTCTGTGTCCAATCAGTGTCCGATCTGCCCCCAAACCCTCTCCCCACAGTCGTCGTTACATCCCTGCCAGGGTCTGGGGCTGAAGTTCTCAAGCCCCTTTTCTATAACAGCTCTGATTTTGTTTATCTCCAAGTCCCCACAGAGCACCTAGTCATCCCGGACACTGAGTTCAACTTTGACCCCCTGGTGGATGCCTGCGTGTGGTCCAGACTAGATGCGGAAAGAGGTCACTACAAGGCCATCCAGGGCTGGTTCCATTCCTTGGTCTATAACCCTAGACTTCACCTGCAGAACATTCAGTTGCACAACGAGGGCAGCAGGAATGAGATTGAGGTGGAGCTTTCTGGCAAGAGGAGGAAGCCAATTCGTAGGCAGTCAGGGTCAAGGGGGAGTTCAGATAGAGATGGGGAGTATGTTCGGGAGCTAAGGCGGCACATGGAGAAGTACCCTAATGCCCGCCCTGTCCTCAGCCTGAGCAGCGGGAGCTGGACCCTGAAACTCCCGTTTTTCCGAGAGGTGGTCGGTCACTCATTTCGGGCGTTGCACGTGGTGCGAGATCCTCGCGCTTGGATTTACCTTATGCTCTACAACAGCGAGCCAAGCCTCTATTCTCGCAAGAATGTGCAAAAACACGTCGCTGCAATTTTTAAGCAAGAGAGGAACGGCGGGAGAAGCAAGTGTACACTAGGGTTCACCCAGGAATTCTTGACATTGCACAGCGTCCTCTCTGATCCAGAGATGGAGCCGGTGCTGCTACTGGCCCATCTGTGGCTGGCCCACACAACCACGGCACTCCAGGTCAACGGCGACCTCACCGCCTCTTACCTCCATGTGAAATTTGAGGACATTGTGCAATATCCTGAGGAGACAGCTGGAAAGATACACACGTTTCTCGGGGTTCCCGTGGCCCCAGCTGCCCTCAACCAGCTCATGTTCGCCACCTCCACCAACCTGTACAACCTGGTGTATGAGGGAGACATATCGCCAGTCAGCATCAATGTGTGGAGAGAAAAAATGCCCATCCACGAGATCAGAATGATAGAGGACACATGCTTAAAGGTTATGGAGAGGCTTGGGTACTCAAGGTACTTAAGTTAATAGCTGCTGTATGATGTCCTACGATGGACACCGTACTTTTGGTTTGTTGACATGTATACTTTGTTGTTCTGTATTTTGCACATTCCACCATTATGATACTTTTAATTGTCCAGTCCTTGTTTATAGACTGGGATGTATAAAATAGAACAGAGTGCTCATTAACACTTTTTTAAAGTGTATGATTTGTCTGACTAACGTGATGTGTTTTCATCCAAACAGTTTTGAAGTTTGTTGGCTGGTTATTTAGCCACGCCCAGAATCTCCTGGCGAGCATTTTTGGAGCATGTAGCAATGCTAGGGGCACACGGATTGTTGattcaacatttaaaaaatcagcaaccacagctagtgAAATCTCTGCAACcctaaacaaagagttgcagtttgTTTTTAGAATGGGTGGCTAGTACTAAACTGaccctgaacatctctaaaactaaaagcattgtatttggtacaaatcatttagagatgctctgcttttttgacaccgcactccacaaagcaagtcccgcaggctctagttttatatTGTCTTGATTTTTTTGGTCCAGTTATATGGTTAAGTGCTGCAAATAAGgacctaaaaaaaaaactgcagctggcccagaacagagcgacacatcttgctcttcactgtaatcagagggctaatatcaatATTTTGCAGGCCAGTCTTGGCTAAaaatagaggagagacagactgcATCGCTTCTTTTTGacatttttataagaaacatttatGTGCTGAAAATTCCACATTGTTTgaatagtcaacttacacacggcactgacacacacacttaccccaccagacatgacgccaggggtcttttcacagtccccaaatccagaacgaATGAAAGGAAACATACATTATTATatagaactcccttccatctcaaatagctcaagtgaacagcaaacctggcttgaatcccccccccctcctcctcttcccccccagataaagcaacacctcacagaaCGCCTCTCCCTTATTGGACCTAATTATGTTGCGTGTATGGACTGATAGATGCCTACTGACTGTACATTTAAATGATCAACATTGAAACGATAAATGTAGGCCTAGAATAGTAGGTCTCTCTTGATATTTTTTTTCAGTATTGAGTCAGTGCAGAATATTTTAGTTATATTTTTTACTtgtaaatgtatgtagttctgtctttTTAGCTGTTCTTATCTATTAATGTTCTCTATCATGTTTTGTGTGGGACCCCAGAaaaagtagctgctgctatcACAACAACTAATGGAGATACCAAATACCAAGAAAAACACGAACAATTGTAATAGTGGTGCATTCAGTCGATAATAAgtttaaacatatatattttttgggggtgaaATATCCCTTTAAAGTAATTGGAATACTGGATTGGATTTAACAGTGTTATTTACATATTTTGCTACAGTATGTCATAAATATTTTCTAAACTATTGTCGATCACTTGATTTCAAACCCCACTCTTATTGATAGTAGATTTTTTTTCAGTGGTAAGGGGTAAAACCCTGCTTGTAAATTCAGTGCAGTACTTTTGTCAGTGCATTGTGGGATACAACAACCCAGCAGGCTTCTCTTACTGATCCGTAAATGCATTTTGCGgaagaaaaacattttttcaaCCAGGAAGTGAATACAGTTATAGCAAACTCTTTGAAACATGCAAAATATGCAATCGTTTAAATTGAGAAATGATTTACATTCACTGCAAAGAAAGAGCCTTGCCTCATATTGCTTTAGAAAAGAcagcatatatattttttttactgttgtgTAAGTCACGTCCGAAACACTGCACTAAGCATAGGACATGAAATATCCTTTTCCCGAAGATGGTCTTCATCAGATATTTTAAAAGTCACTTTATTCCAAAAAcaatttatttgtgtgtgtgcttcatgCTATGATGTCACAACAATTCAAAAGAGGATTATCACAAACTAACAAGACTTTAAAAAATAATCTAATACAGCTCTTCAGAAATGGGATACCTTTGTAGAATGCGTTGGATTGTGTTTGTACGGTGCTTTAGACATCTTTCTGAAAGCTGTAGATGCACTGTAGGCTTATAGCTTGAGTGCAGCTTAATGTGGAATTACATGCGTAATGCATCTACGGTATCCTCACCTGCTGCTTTCTTCCCTtacaaaaaaacatacagtaaCCGCAGTCATCTGTGCTATTTTGGACccagtaattgcagaataactgcagtgaCCTCTCAAAAATACTGcagtacaaaaaaaaatattgttattttggatgcagtatttgtagcgtactgcagttatactgcactctgactgcagtTATACTtcactctgactgcaatctttttttctTAAGGGTTCAAATTAAATTTAAACTTAAAGATgaactatgcagaaatcgctgcgccatttcctggttgctaaaattcgaatagtttgcctaatttcagtttacgtgacaaaacaagcaagtatagtgtagagaatcattgtaccagcTAAaccttagacttgctttcaatgagaacgaCAGATCTATAACAAATATTTCTATGTGTATTTGCGGCTTGCCCAAATAGTTATGTATTGCAGCTTTAAGAGGGGAGTGGCTTATTTATGTGTTTTCGTAATAAAAAAGCCTCAGGAACTTGTAGCAGGAAGAAGGTAGGAGAAGTTGAGCGTTGACTGTGTTTGCCAGCAAACTCATCGAAGAAGAATCGTGATGAAGGACACTTTTATTTAGAGATGGAAATTATTACAAAATCAGCAAAGCTCTGGAGGTTTGCGCATGTGGTTTCTTGCAGCTCGCTGTTCCGAGGTCACCAGTATGGTAACTCTGTCATGATATAAACACTGTACATCTAGGGTACAACCGGACATTCAGCCATGCAGTTGAATACGAAGAAGAATGGAATAATGGGTGATTGACAGCAAAAGTGTTTTGCGAAGTTTACAGCTGCTTACAGTGTTCTTGAAACGTTATAGCCCTAGAAAAGAGCAACATGTCCATCTAGTGTACACACTATGAATTGctatatgtcaaatcaaattttatttgtcacatacacatggttagcagatgttaatgcgagtgtagcgaaatgcttgtacaaAGCTCCATGTGTCACATTTAAATAAGAACACATTTTCAGTCATTCTTCTCCAGAGGAACTTACAGGAGCAAGTAGGTttaagggccttgctcaagggcacattgataGATTTTCCACcgagtcggctcggggatttaaACCAGCCACTCTTgattactagcccaacgctcttaaaCGCTAGTCCACCTGCTTAAAAGGCTCAATTGTTTTGTAAATGTTGCTGAAGGATGCGATGATTTGATATCATCAGTGAATGAGCACCCAATACAATGGAAACTATAGAGCAAATTTAATTTCTTAATAACACTTCTATATTTGTATTGACACCATGAGAGCAACATttcttttaaaaaacaaaaacatgattTGAAGCTATACAGCATTTGTTAACTAAAGTCTCTTGAATGCACCAAGTTTAGCAAAACTCCTGAATATGCTTTACACATTATTATCCATTTCTAAATGCTTATTCACAAACATTGCAGTATtgtatgtccttgttttttatttatttgttatttatttatgatAATTTAAGTTGTACCTATCTAATCTAACACGATTCCCTATTCTACCTAACAATCATAACGGTTTTACACAAACATACATGctatacatgcatgcatgcatacatacacacattcagaaagtattcagaccccttgactttttccacattttgttatgttacagccttattctaaaatggaataaattgttttttcccctcatcgttctacacaaaataccccataatgacacattttgcaaatgtgt
Coding sequences:
- the dsela gene encoding dermatan-sulfate epimerase-like protein, which encodes MAEKCAGRSVVLFSLLAVVVSFSGITDVLGENNIDEELEKITFQGDGSTNGHPENWPANLHPNLYFHQVDIRLLQQRSATTHRHIFKVIRLAVGTMLANTALYLPPVKHEEFSSKWNEIYGNNLPSLALYCLLCPKDTAAHQFLMRYMDQMAVYPNWTVTSAPNDEVPMAHSLTGFATAYDFIYPLLDTSRRARYMKKIRVATEELYELSKHRGWGKQFLQNHQTTNILAILTGALVVGAHSDPETMMWKQVAVNYMEKTMFLLSHVVDGSLDEGVAYGSYTAKSITQYVFLARRHFDIDNTQNNWLRAHFWFYHSTLLPGFQRTVGIADSNYNWFYGPESQLVFLDAFVLRDGTGNWLAQQIWKHRPKDGPMEQSAAQRWATLHTEFLWYDSELSKQPPAGFGKAVLHMFSNWGVVTYGAGLSYGQGNTFVSFKSGKLGGRAVYDIVHSKPYSWLEGWSNFNPGHEHPDQNSFTFAPNGQVFVSEALYGPKYSYLNNVLTFAPSPTSQCNQPWEGQLGECGKWLRWAEPEVGNTASEVIAAASHGDSLFVSGEAASAYSSVMGLKSVYRALVLLNSQILLVFDHVEKSKESPLSTLSAFFHNLDIDFKYVPHRALDRYNGALMDVWDAHYQMFWFDSQGNSPVARIQEAEQAAEFKKRWTQFVNVTFPMEGTVTRVAYLMHSPNVKISNCRFIDNSKNGVRLSIVVNGTESIVSIVTNYNDIGARYSYLGFGGYAKMQSRHQIIHFGLGVQTMTEQNTVDPVYDFGFMVNIVGGLTLCLAIGFLILQRTFYFCFRKIMRYTLTFVLLLWVVEFLFVSNSCDWLVCVQSVSDLPPNPLPTVVVTSLPGSGAEVLKPLFYNSSDFVYLQVPTEHLVIPDTEFNFDPLVDACVWSRLDAERGHYKAIQGWFHSLVYNPRLHLQNIQLHNEGSRNEIEVELSGKRRKPIRRQSGSRGSSDRDGEYVRELRRHMEKYPNARPVLSLSSGSWTLKLPFFREVVGHSFRALHVVRDPRAWIYLMLYNSEPSLYSRKNVQKHVAAIFKQERNGGRSKCTLGFTQEFLTLHSVLSDPEMEPVLLLAHLWLAHTTTALQVNGDLTASYLHVKFEDIVQYPEETAGKIHTFLGVPVAPAALNQLMFATSTNLYNLVYEGDISPVSINVWREKMPIHEIRMIEDTCLKVMERLGYSRYLS